The stretch of DNA ATGCCAGAATAATAAATATCATGTCTTCAGTTGACATAGTGGATTCACTTCCACTTGGCTACAGTGAATTTTAGCCCAGACCTACCAAGAAAATGacatttgaattaaaaattaTACATACTGTACTCATTTAGGCCTATATGCATGCCCAAACAATTTCTCCTGGtgtacgtatatatatatatatatatatatatatatatatatatatatatataaagagagagagagagagagagagagagagagagagagaactggcTTCTTTGGTGCATGTTTGATGCATAGCTATCTTGGTTATAGTAAAAATTTGCAGTCCCCTAGTAAAATACTAATTACTGAGGACATGACCTCAGGTATGGTTCTGCAGCACATCCGCAATTATTCATAAGCACGCAAATACAGCATGGTATGGGGAAAAGTAAATTTATTATAAAGGTCCTCAGCCTTTGTACATCTTTGGGTTCCAAAGGATAACAAGAGTAAGTATGGATACCTGGTTGTGTTTCTCTTGTCTGTGAACAAGCGGGACAAGGGGAAAGAGGTGCAATgaagacagagggagaaaaagtATCTGATTTCCCCTCGTCATTGGTGCTCAGTCCAAGGTCCTCAGCTGTTGCAAAGTGTCAACTTGACATAGGACTGCTAAGCCTGgcacgcacacaaacaggcacacaAAATCATAGATACACAACTACAGATGTATGCTCAAACTACAACCTAAAGTCACTTTGGAAAACATCTAAAGAGTACAGAGGGACCAGACTTTGTGACAGCACAGCATCCTGAGGGACTGAAGTGAAGCTGCTTTGTAACACACTGACCATACAGGGCTCTGGTCATTGCCAGCAGGTGAAAACCCATTCACAGACATTTTGCCAGCACACCGGATTTGTAATTTCTTCAGTGCGATTTGTACAAATTTAGACAAAAGGTAGGCTGTTGCTGTAATTTACAgtctcagtgtttttaatgctgaaaGTATATGCATGACCTCTGTTGTAGTCAGTTGGTTTAATTTTAGTGGCATTACATTCGTTTTAAAACGCAACCTAAACAACCTCCACAGTGACAATGTCTCTGTCAGTTTACAAagtctgatttttttgtttttgtttctataAATGTTTATAGAATTTGGCTTGCTTTTTCCTGACTGGCAGAAGCAGCCAAATTTAACTGTGCTGAGACTGAATTTCACAACCCTGGAATAGTATAGAAGACAAGCACATTCaacgactgtgtgtgtgtgtgtgtgtatagatatGCAAGTGCATTTAATGTTCATGCAGACACAAGAATatcttttctgctgtgcttctatattttatttttttttgctacattttTAGTCGATGCCAAATGCAGGCTTATTTTTTGCTATTTCTTTCAGCTGTGCTCTAAAGGAAATTTGTAAAAAGTTCAGGAACATGTACTTGGCAATCACATTGACTCTGAAAACAACTGGACATAATAATGGATATGAGATGAGATTAGCTCTTCAAAGATTTTAGCAAATCAGTAATTAGTAATACATTCTCTCATTTTATCACATTTATCAGACTGTCTCACTATCTTCCAGCAACAAAAGAGAGCAACAGCTGTTTACTTTCTAGGTGGGGCTGTACTGACTCTGTCTACATCATATCATGGAGCCGTaagtataatttttaaaatcaatataATCGCCTCTTGGTGCACATTTTACCTGTTTGCCATTTAAGCCTTAGTTCAGTTTCAAGTATGCTAAATGCTGCTAAATGTAGCCCATGTCTGAAAAATATTCCGAAGGATCATCATTAATCATCCATGTCTAAAGCAGCTCCTTATCCATTTGAAAGAATGTGCCACTGCCTTTCCACATTAAAATAGTATAATCCTGATAATTTAATATAGGACTAAATTTGTACACCCTTGAACAAATTTAATCCTATATTAAATTATAAAGATTATATTATTTTAAGGTGGAAAGGCAATTTCCACCTTAAATGATATGAATTATTGTGCATAAAATGTACACACCAGAGTAACTTTCTACAGCTGCACCAGTTAATGTTATTcatgggtgagtgtgtttttttctttgtgtgtgtgtgtgtgtgtgtgtgtgtgtgtgtgtgtgtgtgtgtgtgtgtgtgtgtgtgtgtgtgtgtgtgtgtgtgtgtgtgtgtgttagggatGATGACAAAAACTCTGTGGATATCCATGACAACCCCCCAGCTCCTGACAATGTAGTGAGGGAGGACGGAGACACTGTGAGTGACAGCAACATGTCGACCCCCCCAGTGCCATTCTTGGGCTGTTTAAAATAGCCACCAGCTGGGACAGGATTGCGGTGCAGTATCAGAAACAATATGAGCTTAAGTGTCCCTGCCTTACACACCCTTTCGGAAAAAATGAGCACTGCTGGCTAATCTGGGGGGGTCATCAAAATGTTATTCTGTAGGTCCTAAAAAGTAAAGATCAGGTATCAGCTGTTAAGCAAACAAGGCAAAAAAGCTTcatgtaatattttataataCTGTGACATTTAATCCCTGTTCCTCAGCTCAGTGttcaacatttaaaaactttaataacTTATTTCCACCATGATACTTGCTTCATGTGTTGCCTGAAACATCCCTTATCTTATGAAGGAATGCTTCAGGCAATACTTCAAAACAGTGCCTCtataatatgtttttttttaatggtatatCTGAGATATGTCCTTTACCTCTGCAGGTCTATTTCATATATGAGGAGgaagtggaggtggaggagaaggaACCGGAACCTCCTTCAGAGCCTATTGTCCGGGTCAATGACAAACCCCACAAATTCAAGGACCACTACTGCAAGAAACCCAAGTTCTGTGATGTCTGTGCTCGTATGATAGTCCGTAAGTGTTGGTTATTATATTAATGATATAATGCTACATGTAGGTAAATATTCTTCTGACTGACACCACTAATCTTGGCTTTTCATCTTTCAGTGAACAACAAATTTTGCCTGAGGTGTAAAAACTGTAAGACCAACATCCACCATTCATGTCAGTCGTATGTTGAGTTCCAGAGGTGCTTTGGCAAAATTGTGAGTTTGCTGATGTACACTACATTTGCAGTGTTTGCAGTTTCCTTTTACCGCCCACAGTGAGACAGAAATTTTCAAACATGGTGTCCTTTCTTTTATTCCCTGTAGCCACCTGGTTTCAGAAGGGCCTACAGCTCCCCCCTGTACAGCAGTGACCAGCCAGATCCAAGTGAGTCCTCTGAATGACAATATCTCTTGTGTAGCTAGATTTCTTAACCTTATATTCAAGGTTGCTACCACAAAGGAGACTGAGCATGGCCTCTGCATTTCTTCTTTAGTAACAGTTGCAGTCATTATATTTCAcaagctgcatttaaatatttttaaacttagcatacagcaaaaataatgcaaaaatagCACAGTGTAAAGCAGGCTTTCAAACAGCATTTTGACCTTTATGTTGGAATGAAAACAACAGAATTATCAACTAAATAAACATAGTGCCATTGTAGTACTGAGCCCTTTATCTCAGTGTTTCCCTGCATTTAgttaacaataaaataagaaaccaagttaagttaaagtgtttttttttcatatcatatttcacattcattcattcttagCTTCACTCTGTGGTTTTCCTTTCGTCCTAGTGCACCAACTGCAGTGACTCTATCCCCAGCAGTTTAAGACCCACTGCTTTAATAATGATGTCATACAGTAATATTGTGATACAGTGTGGCCAGAAGTTTGCATACACTCATCGTGGGTGTGAATGtgatggtaatttggggcttttaatggtttctttcaactgttctttttccagggtggaataatTGTACAGcatccatctttaatgactttaaaaaacaagaattaggtgcagaagtttgaatttattttggattttcactAAAACATACAGAGTcaaatacatacatgcatagTGTATATTATTTGATACATGAGGTTTTGAGACTTTTACATCatcaatgtgattttttttcccattagtTGCACGATATATTTTTAAGCAATAAATTCCAAAAGAAAATGCCAAGAAAATGTCAGATATAGCAAACATGATACAAATGAAAACTCGTAtatgcaaatatttatttagcTTTTGTTATCCATTCCAAAGCCAGTTtcaatgtgtgtttgggatcattgtcccgTTGGAGCACCCAACTGTGTCCAGTTTTTAaacatctagctgttgatttgaggtgaagttgaagaatttggaggaaGTCTGCCTTCTTCCTTattcactttgtgcaatgtaccagtaccactgtcagcaaaacaaccccagagcatgatgctacccccaccatgcttgacagttggtacagttttcttaggtttgaaagcctcacctttactcctccaaacacacCTCTTGTCAATGTGGTCAAATAGCTCAATGTTTGTCTCGTATGGCCatcaaacttttctccagaaagtatctggctcatccatgtaagcatctgcaaatttcagtcaagcttgaaggtgtcaattttggagcaggggctcaTTCCTTGGTCAGCACCTTCTCACGCCATAGTGATGTAAAGCTCACTTCACTGTAGACAGtaatgctggtgttccagcagtttcatggcaggcttgagccttggtggttcctgggttgttcctgaacatcccaACCAACTTCCTCTTATCAAAGTGTGACAGGTTGAGTCTTCTTCCAGACCGTGGCAAAGTGGTAATATATCCAAATAACTCGTACCAAGTACAATCATttaaactgatgatcttggaatctgcagttgtttagaaaggTCTCCAAGAGAccttgccaacttgtgtaaatctacaattctccttcttagatcttcactgagttccttggattATAAGACACTGTAgaatcttcaaaaaaaaaaacagcaggaaaaatttttacatttggGATTTGGTATGCATGTGTGAAGACATAGCCTTAATGGTCGTACAGTCTGGTGTACAGTAATTCTTATACTGCACGCTGATCTCATTTTTTATCTCTGTCAGACAACCCAAACCGGAACGACCCAGTTTTTGACACCCTGCGGGTTGGCGTCATCATGGCAAATAAGGAGcgtaagaaaaatgaaaatgacaagaaaaatgtgagcatttattatcattttaatcAAGACAAGACAATTTCAAAAATGTTCAGTGACTGATTAACTGCAagcaaaattaattatttttgtgtaaCCAAGAAAATGCAGAGTTTGAAATCGCTTTGAGGAtagattttatatttaatacataaactattaataataatattagtgCTGGCTTTAACAGTGTTGTGTCCtctagatgatgatgatgatggaagaggaggaggaggagaaccaACAGCCTAAAGAGAATGAGGACGGAGGAGAAGGTAGAACTAATCCAATAGGCTTTGTCTGTGATGTAAAAGATGCAAGTTGGTCATAAAAATATGATTATGTTATGTCTGATACGCAAACAGTGAAGcctgatgaaaaaaaagagaaaggaggagacAAAGCAGATGACAAGGTAAACAGTGCAATTACTCTGAAGAATCCGCTGCTTGCATGTAAAGTTTTGTTCCAAAGAAACACcatatgtgcatgtttttgtctCAAATCAATATAATTTGTCACGCGCACTAGCATCTGTGCTTTTCTGTCAACAGACTAAGGGCACATTCTCCCAGTCCCACTACTACCTGGCTCTCTATCGCTTCAAGGCCATTGAAAAAGATGACCTCGACTTCCAGTATGTTTGAAAGacattcaatttttcaatttaaTCACGCTTAATTTTTATTAAGGGAATTCTAACAAAAAGGCAATGATAAAAACACTTACTGAGAATGTGTTTATTAGCCCTGGTGATCGGATCACAGTACTGGATGACTCCAATGAAGAGTGGTGGAGGGTGAGTTAAAGTTTTTGAttattaaagctttaaaaattcTGGTTCAAAATGTGTTACCGCTGATGAGGGCTTAAATTCTGTTCACTGTATTGTCAGGGAAAGATGGGAGAGAAGACAGGCTACTTCCCCGCCAACTACCTCATAAAAGTGCGTGCTTCAGAAAGAGTCTACAAGGTGACCCGCTCCTTTGTAGGGAACAGAGAGATGGGACAAATTACACTTAAGAAAGATCAGGTAACTTCAATATGAGTGTGTATGAGAACGTgcatctttttctcttctcttctcttctcttctcttctcttctcttctcttctcttctcttctcttctcttctcttctcttctcttctcttctcttctcttctcttctcttctcttctcttctcttctcttctcttctcttctcttcagttttatttatgtagcaccaaatcacaacaacagttgtctcaaggcactttattttgtaaggtaaagaccctacaataatacagagaaaatccaacagtcaaaacgaccccctatgaacaagtacttggcaacagtgggaaggaaaaactcccttttaacaggaagaaacctgcggttgaaccaggctcagggaggggcagtcatctgccacgaccggttggggctgaggggagagagagaggacaaaagacatgatgtggaagagagccagacattaataataactagagattaaatacagagtggtgtttaaacagagtaaaagaggtgaatgaaaagaaacactcactgAATCATGGAAACCCCCCAacagcctaggtctattgcagcataactaaggggtgcttcagggtcacctgatccaaccctaactataagcttgatcataaaggaaagttttaattctaatcttaaaaatagagagggtgtctgtctcccgaatccaagctggaagctggttccacagaagaggggcctgaaagctgaaggctctgcctcccattctactcttaagtatcctacgaaccacaagtaagccagcagtctgagagcaaagtgctctattggggtgatacggtactatgaggtctttaagataagatggggcctgattattcaagaccttgtatgtgaggagatgaattttaaattcaattctggatttaacagggagccaatgaagagaagccaatatgggagaaatctgctctctctttctagtccctgtcagtactctagctgcagcattttagatcagctgaaggcttttcagggagcttttaggacagcctgataataatgaattacaatagtccagcctagaagtaataaatgcatgaatttattttttgattaactttattgtgtgaagaagactcctcatttacatgaacaaattggagactattagatagatatgattcaaaccactgcagcacaataCCTTTAATgcctatagcatgctctaattcatccatccattttctttcacttatccttttcaggttCACAgggcagctggagcctatcccagctgtggcatgctctaatctctgtaaaaaaaataaaaaataaaaaatttatggtcaacagtattgacTACTGCAGtaaggtctaacaggacaaacacagagatgagtccactgtcagaggccataacaAGATCATTcataaccttcactaatgctgtttctgtactgtgatgaattctgaatccatccatccatccattctcttctgcttatcctgttcagggtcctGTTCAGAatcttttggaaaaaaaaaaacaaaaaacattcctctgcagttagctgttttacagctactttttaaagattttgttaGGTAAAAGAAAGGTTGTAGATTGGTCCCTAATTTGATAAGGCAGCTtggtaatgg from Archocentrus centrarchus isolate MPI-CPG fArcCen1 chromosome 7, fArcCen1, whole genome shotgun sequence encodes:
- the LOC115783396 gene encoding SH3 and cysteine-rich domain-containing protein 3-like, encoding MEPDDDKNSVDIHDNPPAPDNVVREDGDTVYFIYEEEVEVEEKEPEPPSEPIVRVNDKPHKFKDHYCKKPKFCDVCARMIVLNNKFCLRCKNCKTNIHHSCQSYVEFQRCFGKIPPGFRRAYSSPLYSSDQPDPNNPNRNDPVFDTLRVGVIMANKERKKNENDKKNMMMMMEEEEEENQQPKENEDGGEVKPDEKKEKGGDKADDKTKGTFSQSHYYLALYRFKAIEKDDLDFHPGDRITVLDDSNEEWWRGKMGEKTGYFPANYLIKVRASERVYKVTRSFVGNREMGQITLKKDQIVVKKGDEKGGYLKVSTGRKLGYFPADLLQEITVT